In Paralichthys olivaceus isolate ysfri-2021 chromosome 1, ASM2471397v2, whole genome shotgun sequence, the following are encoded in one genomic region:
- the celf1 gene encoding CUGBP Elav-like family member 1 isoform X2 has protein sequence MDSLDPETLYVSPEQAGQPPLPLPTLEVSNVALVGIEPAWCGFKPRSLQLGPSLAHVTSGKKMNGSLDHPDQPDVDAIKMFVGQIPRSWSEEQLRELFEPYGAVYEINVLRDRSQNPPQSKGCCFITYYTRKSALEAQNALHNMKILPGMHHPIQMKPADSEKNNAVEDRKLFIGMISKKCNENDIRLMFSPYGQIEECRILRGPDGLSRGCAFVTFTARQMAQSAIKSMHQSQTMEGCSSPIVVKFADTQKDKEQKRMAQQLQQQMQQLSAASMWGNLTGLNSLGPQYLAIYLQLLQQSASTGNALNNLHPVSGLNAIQNLAALAAAATATQATPTGSSAMTTSSSPLSALTSSGSSPTSSSNSSVNPMSSLGALQSLAAGAGAGLNMGSLAGMAALNGSLGSGGLSNGSGSTMEALSQAYSGIQQYAAAAAIPSLYNQSLLPQQSVSAAGSQKEGPEGANLFIYHLPQEFGDQDLLQMFMPFGNVISAKVFIDKQTNLSKCFGFVSYDNPVSSQAAIQSMNGFQIGMKRLKVQLKRSKNDSKPY, from the exons CATAGAACCTGCGTGGTGTGGATTCAAACCCAGGTCATTGCAGTTAGGACCAAGTCTTGCACACGTAACTAG TGGAAAGAAGATGAATGGGTCTCTGGACCACCCTGACCAACCAGATGTTGATGCGATCAAGATGTTTGTGGGACAGATTCCACGGTCCTGGTCCGAGGAGCAGCTTCGTGAGCTGTTTGAGCCTTATGGAGCTGTCTATGAGATTAATGTTCTTCGAGACCGTAGCCAGAATCCACCACAGAGCAAAG GCTGCTGTTTTATAACGTATTATACTCGCAAATCAGCCTTGGAAGCACAGAACGCTCTGCACAACATGAAGATTCTGCCAGGG ATGCATCACCCAATCCAGATGAAGCCTGCTGACAGTGAGAAGAACAACg CTGTGGAGGACAGGAAGCTGTTTATTGGAATGATCTCTAAGAAGTGTAATGAGAACGACATCCGACTGATGTTCTCACCATATGGACAGATAGAGGAGTGCCGAATACTGCGAGGCCCTGATGGACTCAGTCGTG GTTGTGCGTTTGTGACATTCACGGCAAGACAAATGGCCCAGTCAGCCATCAAATCCATGCACCAGTCTCAGACCATGGAG GGCTGTTCATCACCCATCGTGGTGAAGTTTGCAGACACTCAGAAGGACAAGGAGCAGAAGCGCATGGCCCAACAGCTGCAGCAACAGATGCAGCAACTCAGTGCTGCCTCCATGTGGGGGAACCTCACTGGGCTCAACAGCCTGGGGCCACAGTACCTagca ATCTACTTACAGTTGCTGCAGCAGTCAGCCTCCACAGGGAATGCACTCAACAACCTGCACCCTGTTTCAG GTCTTAATGCCATACAGAACCTGGCCgctttagcagcagcagcaactgccACACAGGCCACGCCCACAGGCTCCAGCGCCATGACAACATCTAGTAGCCCACTAAGTGCACTAACAAGCTCAG GCTCCTCTCCCACCTCCAGCAGCAACTCCTCAGTGAACCCTATGTCTTCTTTGGGTGCTCTGCAGTCTCTCGCTGCTGGTGCTGGAGCTGGCCTCAACATGGGCTCCCTGGCAG GCATGGCGGCACTAAATGGCAGCCTTGGCTCCGGAGGCCTGTCTAATGGCTCAGGAAGCACCATGGAGGCCCTGAGCCAGGCTTACTCAGGCATCCAGCAGTATGCCGCTGCCGCTGCCATCCCCAGTCTGTACAACCAGAGTCTGCTGCCCCAGCAAAGTGTGTCAGCTGCAGGCAGCCAGAAAGAAG GTCCAGAAGGTGCCAACCTTTTCATTTACCACCTGCCCCAGGAGTTTGGAGACCAGGATTTGCTGCAGATGTTTATGCCCTTTGGAAACGTCATCTCTGCTAAAGTCTTCattgacaaacagacaaacctcAGCAAGTGCTTTG GCTTTGTGAGCTATGACAACCCCGTGTCATCACAGGCAGCCATCCAGTCAATGAATGGTTTCCAGATCGGTATGAAGAGGTTGAAGGTGCAGCTGAAGCGCTCAAAGAATGACAGCAAGCCCTACTGA
- the celf1 gene encoding CUGBP Elav-like family member 1 isoform X9: MNGSLDHPDQPDVDAIKMFVGQIPRSWSEEQLRELFEPYGAVYEINVLRDRSQNPPQSKGCCFITYYTRKSALEAQNALHNMKILPGMHHPIQMKPADSEKNNAVEDRKLFIGMISKKCNENDIRLMFSPYGQIEECRILRGPDGLSRGCAFVTFTARQMAQSAIKSMHQSQTMEGCSSPIVVKFADTQKDKEQKRMAQQLQQQMQQLSAASMWGNLTGLNSLGPQYLAIYLQLLQQSASTGNALNNLHPVSGLNAIQNLAALAAAATATQATPTGSSAMTTSSSPLSALTSSGSSPTSSSNSSVNPMSSLGALQSLAAGAGAGLNMGSLAGMAALNGSLGSGGLSNGSGSTMEALSQAYSGIQQYAAAAAIPSLYNQSLLPQQSVSAAGSQKEGPEGANLFIYHLPQEFGDQDLLQMFMPFGNVISAKVFIDKQTNLSKCFGFVSYDNPVSSQAAIQSMNGFQIGMKRLKVQLKRSKNDSKPY, from the exons ATGAATGGGTCTCTGGACCACCCTGACCAACCAGATGTTGATGCGATCAAGATGTTTGTGGGACAGATTCCACGGTCCTGGTCCGAGGAGCAGCTTCGTGAGCTGTTTGAGCCTTATGGAGCTGTCTATGAGATTAATGTTCTTCGAGACCGTAGCCAGAATCCACCACAGAGCAAAG GCTGCTGTTTTATAACGTATTATACTCGCAAATCAGCCTTGGAAGCACAGAACGCTCTGCACAACATGAAGATTCTGCCAGGG ATGCATCACCCAATCCAGATGAAGCCTGCTGACAGTGAGAAGAACAACg CTGTGGAGGACAGGAAGCTGTTTATTGGAATGATCTCTAAGAAGTGTAATGAGAACGACATCCGACTGATGTTCTCACCATATGGACAGATAGAGGAGTGCCGAATACTGCGAGGCCCTGATGGACTCAGTCGTG GTTGTGCGTTTGTGACATTCACGGCAAGACAAATGGCCCAGTCAGCCATCAAATCCATGCACCAGTCTCAGACCATGGAG GGCTGTTCATCACCCATCGTGGTGAAGTTTGCAGACACTCAGAAGGACAAGGAGCAGAAGCGCATGGCCCAACAGCTGCAGCAACAGATGCAGCAACTCAGTGCTGCCTCCATGTGGGGGAACCTCACTGGGCTCAACAGCCTGGGGCCACAGTACCTagca ATCTACTTACAGTTGCTGCAGCAGTCAGCCTCCACAGGGAATGCACTCAACAACCTGCACCCTGTTTCAG GTCTTAATGCCATACAGAACCTGGCCgctttagcagcagcagcaactgccACACAGGCCACGCCCACAGGCTCCAGCGCCATGACAACATCTAGTAGCCCACTAAGTGCACTAACAAGCTCAG GCTCCTCTCCCACCTCCAGCAGCAACTCCTCAGTGAACCCTATGTCTTCTTTGGGTGCTCTGCAGTCTCTCGCTGCTGGTGCTGGAGCTGGCCTCAACATGGGCTCCCTGGCAG GCATGGCGGCACTAAATGGCAGCCTTGGCTCCGGAGGCCTGTCTAATGGCTCAGGAAGCACCATGGAGGCCCTGAGCCAGGCTTACTCAGGCATCCAGCAGTATGCCGCTGCCGCTGCCATCCCCAGTCTGTACAACCAGAGTCTGCTGCCCCAGCAAAGTGTGTCAGCTGCAGGCAGCCAGAAAGAAG GTCCAGAAGGTGCCAACCTTTTCATTTACCACCTGCCCCAGGAGTTTGGAGACCAGGATTTGCTGCAGATGTTTATGCCCTTTGGAAACGTCATCTCTGCTAAAGTCTTCattgacaaacagacaaacctcAGCAAGTGCTTTG GCTTTGTGAGCTATGACAACCCCGTGTCATCACAGGCAGCCATCCAGTCAATGAATGGTTTCCAGATCGGTATGAAGAGGTTGAAGGTGCAGCTGAAGCGCTCAAAGAATGACAGCAAGCCCTACTGA
- the celf1 gene encoding CUGBP Elav-like family member 1 isoform X3, with the protein MASFKLDFLPEMMVDHCSLNSSPVIEPAWCGFKPRSLQLGPSLAHVTSGKKMNGSLDHPDQPDVDAIKMFVGQIPRSWSEEQLRELFEPYGAVYEINVLRDRSQNPPQSKGCCFITYYTRKSALEAQNALHNMKILPGMHHPIQMKPADSEKNNAVEDRKLFIGMISKKCNENDIRLMFSPYGQIEECRILRGPDGLSRGCAFVTFTARQMAQSAIKSMHQSQTMEGCSSPIVVKFADTQKDKEQKRMAQQLQQQMQQLSAASMWGNLTGLNSLGPQYLAIYLQLLQQSASTGNALNNLHPVSGLNAIQNLAALAAAATATQATPTGSSAMTTSSSPLSALTSSGSSPTSSSNSSVNPMSSLGALQSLAAGAGAGLNMGSLAGMAALNGSLGSGGLSNGSGSTMEALSQAYSGIQQYAAAAAIPSLYNQSLLPQQSVSAAGSQKEASNSHSTGPEGANLFIYHLPQEFGDQDLLQMFMPFGNVISAKVFIDKQTNLSKCFGFVSYDNPVSSQAAIQSMNGFQIGMKRLKVQLKRSKNDSKPY; encoded by the exons ATGGCTTCTTTTAAGCTGGATTTTCTCCCCGAGATGATGGTGGACCATTGCTCTTTGAATTCTAGTCCTGT CATAGAACCTGCGTGGTGTGGATTCAAACCCAGGTCATTGCAGTTAGGACCAAGTCTTGCACACGTAACTAG TGGAAAGAAGATGAATGGGTCTCTGGACCACCCTGACCAACCAGATGTTGATGCGATCAAGATGTTTGTGGGACAGATTCCACGGTCCTGGTCCGAGGAGCAGCTTCGTGAGCTGTTTGAGCCTTATGGAGCTGTCTATGAGATTAATGTTCTTCGAGACCGTAGCCAGAATCCACCACAGAGCAAAG GCTGCTGTTTTATAACGTATTATACTCGCAAATCAGCCTTGGAAGCACAGAACGCTCTGCACAACATGAAGATTCTGCCAGGG ATGCATCACCCAATCCAGATGAAGCCTGCTGACAGTGAGAAGAACAACg CTGTGGAGGACAGGAAGCTGTTTATTGGAATGATCTCTAAGAAGTGTAATGAGAACGACATCCGACTGATGTTCTCACCATATGGACAGATAGAGGAGTGCCGAATACTGCGAGGCCCTGATGGACTCAGTCGTG GTTGTGCGTTTGTGACATTCACGGCAAGACAAATGGCCCAGTCAGCCATCAAATCCATGCACCAGTCTCAGACCATGGAG GGCTGTTCATCACCCATCGTGGTGAAGTTTGCAGACACTCAGAAGGACAAGGAGCAGAAGCGCATGGCCCAACAGCTGCAGCAACAGATGCAGCAACTCAGTGCTGCCTCCATGTGGGGGAACCTCACTGGGCTCAACAGCCTGGGGCCACAGTACCTagca ATCTACTTACAGTTGCTGCAGCAGTCAGCCTCCACAGGGAATGCACTCAACAACCTGCACCCTGTTTCAG GTCTTAATGCCATACAGAACCTGGCCgctttagcagcagcagcaactgccACACAGGCCACGCCCACAGGCTCCAGCGCCATGACAACATCTAGTAGCCCACTAAGTGCACTAACAAGCTCAG GCTCCTCTCCCACCTCCAGCAGCAACTCCTCAGTGAACCCTATGTCTTCTTTGGGTGCTCTGCAGTCTCTCGCTGCTGGTGCTGGAGCTGGCCTCAACATGGGCTCCCTGGCAG GCATGGCGGCACTAAATGGCAGCCTTGGCTCCGGAGGCCTGTCTAATGGCTCAGGAAGCACCATGGAGGCCCTGAGCCAGGCTTACTCAGGCATCCAGCAGTATGCCGCTGCCGCTGCCATCCCCAGTCTGTACAACCAGAGTCTGCTGCCCCAGCAAAGTGTGTCAGCTGCAGGCAGCCAGAAAGAAG CCAGCAACAGTCACAGCACCG GTCCAGAAGGTGCCAACCTTTTCATTTACCACCTGCCCCAGGAGTTTGGAGACCAGGATTTGCTGCAGATGTTTATGCCCTTTGGAAACGTCATCTCTGCTAAAGTCTTCattgacaaacagacaaacctcAGCAAGTGCTTTG GCTTTGTGAGCTATGACAACCCCGTGTCATCACAGGCAGCCATCCAGTCAATGAATGGTTTCCAGATCGGTATGAAGAGGTTGAAGGTGCAGCTGAAGCGCTCAAAGAATGACAGCAAGCCCTACTGA